A stretch of Leptospira hartskeerlii DNA encodes these proteins:
- a CDS encoding LIC13354 family exoprotein, translating into MRKFKKQATLLLILTSLFVFANCFELGESKKTDDPNTLALVALAGLNPIAGNYNYYNGTSDYAGGTYTAPGNEIVGTYNISLSLIAQTMFDATYGNSYLYGEIQEIDTTKKVIYVRFRSDSSFSQGDYGWYRWTVKDGKTYVCPDLSDVSTQTTLASAKDDDLDYYSDPSNINAGCGLNSGFDPAPWSRLELN; encoded by the coding sequence ATGAGAAAATTCAAAAAACAAGCGACCTTACTGCTTATCCTCACTTCACTATTCGTATTTGCTAACTGTTTCGAATTGGGGGAGTCAAAGAAAACCGACGATCCGAACACTCTTGCTTTGGTGGCATTGGCAGGATTAAATCCGATTGCAGGTAATTATAACTACTACAATGGAACTTCTGATTATGCAGGCGGAACCTATACTGCTCCGGGAAATGAAATTGTAGGAACATACAATATATCCCTTTCTTTAATCGCACAAACCATGTTCGACGCTACATACGGAAACAGTTACCTTTATGGAGAGATCCAAGAAATCGATACGACTAAAAAAGTCATCTATGTTCGCTTCCGTTCTGATTCGTCCTTCTCTCAAGGAGATTACGGTTGGTATAGATGGACTGTTAAAGATGGTAAGACTTACGTTTGTCCTGACCTTTCCGACGTATCCACTCAAACAACTTTAGCATCTGCGAAAGACGATGATTTGGATTATTATTCCGACCCGAGCAATATTAATGCTGGCTGCGGCTTAAATAGTGGATTTGATCCTGCTCCTTGGAGTAGACTTGAACTAAACTAA
- a CDS encoding flavin monoamine oxidase family protein: MKITRSTFLKAGILTAAALLGSRKGNLSAQNTNSGKKVIVLGGGLSGLYSAYILGKTGSKVTLIEATDRVGGRVRSIQDPSGHVVDLGAEWVSSEDKTVRSLVRELGLKLQSSPLVPDLFLGTYKKAGTWELSSKSQEILNKLVSQNSKLDTAQQQALDRISFYNYLIYQGVSPEDLTLLGHKLSLHYGDSIRVLSAEKVLGDLAQFPVRNSRIEGGMESIAKTLVMNIENTEFVFSDPVLSVDQDSTGVTVTTASGRKFSGSTCICTLPANQISNVKWNPGLDKEKLLAALRVRYSQIFKLFLVLKESPWESSPFAVHSDAAAQFLYDAGTKSDTSDKVLGVIANGDRFSVFDSANQDQKVEYIRLTLDRLGLKKDLQIQRFYFTEAKKDYVPNGIAEFPPGSFGSEIILRKPFDRIFFAGEHTGEITGTVEAALSSAIKAVNLV, from the coding sequence ATGAAAATTACCCGATCCACTTTTCTGAAAGCCGGAATTTTAACTGCCGCAGCTTTGTTGGGAAGTCGGAAGGGGAATTTATCCGCTCAAAATACAAACTCCGGGAAAAAAGTAATCGTTCTTGGCGGTGGACTTTCAGGGCTTTATTCAGCATACATTTTAGGAAAAACAGGAAGTAAAGTAACTCTGATAGAAGCCACAGATAGAGTAGGAGGAAGAGTTAGATCTATACAAGATCCTTCCGGTCATGTAGTTGATCTAGGAGCGGAATGGGTCTCTTCCGAAGATAAAACTGTTCGAAGTTTAGTTAGAGAGCTTGGTTTAAAACTACAATCTTCCCCTTTGGTTCCGGATCTATTTTTAGGAACTTATAAAAAAGCAGGCACCTGGGAACTTTCTTCCAAATCTCAAGAGATCCTGAACAAACTTGTATCACAAAATTCTAAATTAGATACCGCTCAACAGCAGGCTTTAGATCGTATTAGCTTTTATAATTATCTAATATACCAAGGAGTTAGTCCGGAAGATCTAACCTTGCTCGGTCATAAACTTTCTCTTCATTACGGAGATAGTATCCGTGTTCTATCTGCGGAGAAGGTATTGGGTGATCTCGCACAATTTCCTGTGAGGAATAGCAGAATAGAAGGTGGAATGGAAAGTATCGCTAAAACCTTGGTGATGAATATAGAGAACACTGAGTTTGTTTTTTCAGATCCTGTTCTTTCTGTGGATCAGGATTCGACTGGAGTTACCGTCACTACTGCTTCCGGAAGAAAGTTTAGCGGTTCTACTTGTATATGTACTTTGCCTGCGAACCAAATTTCTAACGTAAAATGGAATCCCGGATTGGATAAGGAAAAACTTCTCGCTGCTTTGAGAGTTCGTTATTCACAGATATTTAAACTGTTTTTGGTATTAAAGGAATCTCCATGGGAATCTTCTCCATTTGCAGTTCATTCGGATGCAGCCGCTCAATTCTTATATGATGCAGGAACTAAATCGGATACTAGTGATAAGGTTTTAGGAGTGATCGCGAACGGGGACAGATTTTCCGTATTCGATTCTGCTAACCAAGACCAAAAGGTAGAATATATTCGTCTGACTTTGGATCGTCTAGGCCTGAAGAAAGATCTACAGATCCAAAGATTTTATTTTACCGAAGCTAAAAAAGATTACGTGCCGAATGGAATTGCCGAGTTCCCACCGGGAAGTTTCGGATCGGAGATCATTCTACGAAAACCATTCGATCGTATCTTTTTTGCGGGAGAACATACTGGAGAAATTACCGGAACAGTAGAGGCCGCCCTGAGCTCTGCGATCAAGGCGGTAAATTTGGTTTAG